The following are encoded together in the Montipora foliosa isolate CH-2021 chromosome 12, ASM3666993v2, whole genome shotgun sequence genome:
- the LOC137979697 gene encoding fasciculation and elongation protein zeta-2-like has product MAGSEDRNPPDEDNEWTDFSCNSSKSDTFDSLSSGLRSLDPISVITTLIACFPQQSNSTLSDRSLDEESSKSVADNRILDRVDPSLEIYGDPLFWRGSKSEEKYFSALRLSPYDCQNQPPSWTLKEDTLFASTRTFDFHKFAENFRTNSTSQQWNTKNSNGLAGDVVLSKSPDPLSPSTDSDSENEDEIFLVFRGKPNSRVSSFDECQAASGLAELSNGELFDLKQEMAAYVKEYSDVLVEELTMREELEREKEIKNKFISTLLAVQCRIRDLQAGQGKSKKGSSANSAKYLTTKIPYDDFDGGPSTKVLLQLIEIMEALIADSPIVPGLLTEYILKVLCAED; this is encoded by the exons ATGGCGGGTAGCGAGGACAGAAACCCGCCGGATGAGGACAATGAATGGACGGATTTCAGCTGCAATAGTTCAAAATCAGATACTTTCGACAGCTTGTCTTCTGGCCTGAGATCTCTTGATCCTATTTCTGTGATCACTACTTTAATCGCATGTTTTCCTCAACAATCAAACTCAACTCTTTCCGACAGAAGTCTAGATGAGGAGTCGAGCAAGTCTGTCGCAGACAACAG AATTTTAGACCGTGTGGATCCCTCCCTAGAAATTTATGGCGATCCTCTGTTCTGGCGAGGttcaaaatcagaagagaaaTATTTCTCTGCGTTAAGATTATCACCATATGATTGTCAA aATCAACCTCCTTCTTGGACGCTCAAAGAAGACACGCTATTTGCCTCAACAAGAACTTTTGACTTTCACAAATTTGCGGAAAACTTTAGAACAAATTCAACATCACAACAATGGAACACTAAAAATTCAAATGGACTTGCAGGGGATGTTGTGTTATCAAAATCTCCTGATCCTCTCTCGCCTAGTACTGATTCTGACAGTGAGAATGAAGATGAAATTTTTCTTGTATTCAGAGGAAAACCAAACAGTCGGGTGTCAAGTTTTGATGAGTGCCAGGCTGCGTCAG GACTTGCTGAGCTTTCAAATGGAGAACTTTTTGATCTCAAACAAGAAATGGCAGCCTATGTCAAGGAGTACTCTGATGTTCTGGTAGAAGAATTAACAATGAGAGAGGAACTAGAACGagagaaagaaatcaaaaataaatttatctCTACGTTATTAGCCGTGCAATGTAGAATACGAGACCTACAGGCTGGCCAGGGGAAAAGCAAAAAGGGATCATCTGCTAATTCAGCAAAG TACTTAACAACTAAGATTCCTTATGATGACTTTGATGGTGGTCCGAGCACAAAAGTACTACTACAACTAATTGAGA TTATGGAAGCTCTTATTGCCGACAGTCCGATTGTGCCTGGCTTGCTTACAGAATATATATTGAAAG tacttTGTGCCGAAGATTAG